The nucleotide sequence AGGCGAGTTACATAACCATTTTGTGGAGTTAAACCAAAGACCATCGTACCACCATAGCCATCAGACTTGATAGAAGTTGCAGTATTAAAAGAAATAATACGTCCCTGTCCAAACTCTGATGAGCCTTGTATCATGCCCTTAGGAGACAACCCTTCATAATTATTAGACAAATCGCCATAACGCCCATAATCTTGCAGAGCATAATCAATAAACTCACCAGGCTTATGACCATCGACAGAATACAAACTGCCAGTACGGCTATAGACATAAACTTCTATGAGTTTATCAGGCATTATTCTCTTGCACTCATAGCAGAGACGAGATGCTGCCTCAATGGAAGGTGAAACAAAACCTGGGTAGGTACCATAATTAGAATACTCATCATCAAAGAATATACCATCAAGTTCATAAGCATCAACAACAGCTTTCAATTCCTGTGCAAACTTAATAGCACCCTCCTTAGAGAGGTTGGCTACACCAGAACGGTCATGGTTTCCAAGAATACCGAGGATTACCTTCATACCTTTCTCCTGCAAAGGTTTGAGATATTTTTCCTTGTAATCAAGCAGGTGCTGTACATTCTCATTATTATAGTTATACACCTCACCAGTCTCAGCATTGTAATTAATGTTACCAGAAAAAAGAATAACTTGGTCGAAGACATACTTCTTTGATTCTTTCAACGTGTAACAAAGGTTATGAAGTGGATTAGCATCGTTCACCTCCATACAACTGATTACCTGCAACCCATTGTCTTTGTGACAGTTTGGCATCTTGGTGATATCACGTACAAAAAGAACGAACTCACCCTTATCCTTTGAAGTCTGACTTGCACCCTTCACGCTTAGCGGAATAGCAAAAACACCATTTTCCTTCAAATTGGTAGCCGTGGTATAGCTCACCTCTACCTTTGAAGATTTCACCGCACCAACATTTACCGTAGCAGTACCACTCACCTTGACAAGCGATTCAGGCAAAGCTTCAAAGCTTGTACCGTGTGCCTTGTTATAATTCTCAAGTGCCTTGGCATCATAAGCCAGCGTATATTCCTCATTTGCCTTAGCTGCCTGAACAAGGTTCACATAGAAATCAGTAGAACCTTTTTCATTGAAGACAAGGGAATCTTGATTGCTACAGCCATACTTGTCGGTAATGAATGCAAGATTATTCTCCAATGTCTTGTAACCGCTTTCGGGAACAAGAGGCACATCAATGCTCTCCGAGCAGGATACGACCAAAGCCATACCGAGCATTGAGAGTACGAGTGTTTTTATATTATTGATATTCATAAATGTCATTTTGATTAAAAGCGTTTAATAGATTATTTCTCTGGCAATGAAACATTGTGCCAAGGAAGAGGTTTGTCTGCCTTAGCGTCATTACCATTACCAGTAGCGTCCTTTACAATATTAGGACTATTAGGGTCGTCCATCTTCCAATATCCCACAAGACCAGGAGTCTTTGGATCGACACTATAAATATGTCCAGCAATCTCCTCTTGTGTACGAACGACATTCCAAACACGTACCTCAGACATATTACCCTCAAACCAACGGGCATCATCATAAGACTTACCAATGAGGAACATACGGTCAGGTGAATCGCCCTTGATAGAAACCGTACCCATACGAAGCGTACCTTTTGACTGCAAAAGACCATTGACATATACTTTCACCTCACGTGTATCAGCATTATAAGTCATTGCCACATGCTGCCAACGCTTAGTCTGCAAGCCTTTGTTAGAATCTGCATCAGGGAAGTTTCCACTACTGGTTGCTATCTGAATCTGATTATCAGGGAAACCTGCGTCACCGATACGCATAAGGAACTTACCCTCGATACCCATCACTGTAGAAATAAGCTTACCAAACTCACGTGGATAAATGAGTGCCTCCATTGTAATCTGATGCATATCTGTAACCAAGTCAGGAGTCTTCCAGTCTACTTGTAGATAGTTCTTGCTCATATCTGCAACAACATTGATAAGCGCACCTGCACGGAATACAAAGTAATAATTCTTTGCAGACTGAAGGACTGCAATGTCATTGCATTCCACAGTTACAGGCAAGACATATGTTGTTGAACGATCCAAGCCACCGAGTTTAGAGAACTCGAACTGCGCCTCATTGCTCTTTACACTACCCTGATTAATCTTCACTTCACTAACGAGGACCTTATAACAGCTATCAGGTAGCAACACTGCATTACTATAATAAGCTTTATTATAGGTATCAACAAGTTGCTTAGCAACAACAAAAGTTGCCTTTAAATCCTTTTCTGCGGGACGAGATGTAGAGAGTTTCAACGACTTCACCATAGTGCTTGCATCTTTGATAATGGTCTCACTGGTGAACGTCTTTCCATCTATGAACGCCTTACTTGCAAAGTCGGCTTCATCATTATTCTGGCATGCAGCTATTAACAGGGCTGCCACCAGTACAGGAACATATTTAAATAGCTTCTTCATTTCCTTTTACTCTTTAACGGTTGGATTGATAGTTGAAATTACCTTACGTAAATTCGGATAAGTGAATGAGGCATTGTAATAGTCAACATTAGCATTTAATAAGCCCATTCCGGCACAGGTATAACCAGTATGGTCTGATGCTACGTATTTTGCAATACTATGCATTGCCAATGTCTTACCCCAATAACCAGTCTTGGTGTCGGTTTCATCAATAGATTTATTGTTTGCCAACACGATGAACTTATCAGTCGGTACACCTTCTACCATTGCTTTGCGAACCAAATAATCAACACCTGAAACGGACTTCTCGTCCTGTGTTGGAATAATGAGATAACGTGCCTGAGCAAACAGACTCTTCTCTGTAACATGCTGTGGACGACCCATTATAATCAACTCTTTGTCCTTATGACGCTCTTTCCAGTCTTTAGAAATGCCTAAGAAAACATTCTCCAAAGCAATAGCCTCAGCCTTTTCCTCATCCGTGAGATAATATGTTAACTTCGCATTGAAGTCCATAATTACTCCATCATAGTTATACTTGTCAATAAAATGTAACTGTGTATTGACGGAATCAACCAAGAAGCCATTGAAATCACGGAATTTCTTACGTGCATTCTCTGGCTTTTCCATAAAGGCTTTCTTCTGTGCTTCATAAACAGTTTTGATAGCATCACAACTTATCTGAAACACAACTTTCATTCCTTTCTGACTTCTTACCTCTTCGATTTCCTGCATCATTTGTTCAGTAATCGTTCCAGGATTCGTCAGTACAACATAGTCAACACTATCAGGAATAGCATTGATATGTTGTGCCTGTGTAAACGGAACAGTCTGACTGTTGTCAAACCATGACATCATAATCTTATGATTGCTTGCCTTGTAAGCACGGATACCAGCAAGGTAATTCTTATAGAGTTCAGGGTTTTGACGTTCTATACCTGGCTGGTTTATTTCTACAGGTTCAACATCTGTATCGCAGCTTGACATAAGCAAAGCCGCTGCACAGACAGTTGAATATGCTATATATTTAATGATATGTTTCATTTTCTTTCTTTTTAATCGGTAATCTTTACTTTGCCCACCAAACATCTGTAGCCATATTATCAGCTCCACCAAGCATACCAACAGCTGCATTGTAGTTTTCAAAGTTGTTGCTGCGCTCCTCCTGTGGATAAGATAAACGACGTGCACCACGCTCGCTGCTTACCACACCACCACTATTGTTAACCTTCACTGGCATCAGCTTAGGAAAACCTGTACGTCGATAGTCAGCCCATGCTTCCAAACCAAGTGGGAACATAGCCAACCATTTCTGAGTAATAATACGTTCTAACTTCTGTTCTTCACTATTGCTATCATCCCAAGCTATCGTAATAGTTGAGACTGGACCAGAATAAGAGTTGAGCCCAGCTGGGTCTGTATAGACTGCTGGTGTACTGGTATTATCAGCCAAATAAGCTGCTGCACCCTTAGCTCCCCACTGTTCAAAAGAAAGTTCAACACCCTTCTTATAGAAGTCAGCAGCCGTTCCTTCCATGTTCCAGCTCTTCAAAGCGCC is from Prevotella melaninogenica and encodes:
- a CDS encoding BT_3987 domain-containing protein, with translation MNINNIKTLVLSMLGMALVVSCSESIDVPLVPESGYKTLENNLAFITDKYGCSNQDSLVFNEKGSTDFYVNLVQAAKANEEYTLAYDAKALENYNKAHGTSFEALPESLVKVSGTATVNVGAVKSSKVEVSYTTATNLKENGVFAIPLSVKGASQTSKDKGEFVLFVRDITKMPNCHKDNGLQVISCMEVNDANPLHNLCYTLKESKKYVFDQVILFSGNINYNAETGEVYNYNNENVQHLLDYKEKYLKPLQEKGMKVILGILGNHDRSGVANLSKEGAIKFAQELKAVVDAYELDGIFFDDEYSNYGTYPGFVSPSIEAASRLCYECKRIMPDKLIEVYVYSRTGSLYSVDGHKPGEFIDYALQDYGRYGDLSNNYEGLSPKGMIQGSSEFGQGRIISFNTATSIKSDGYGGTMVFGLTPQNGYVTRLNNITRAFYGEETVRTGSYAKDW
- a CDS encoding DUF1735 and LamG domain-containing protein; the encoded protein is MKKLFKYVPVLVAALLIAACQNNDEADFASKAFIDGKTFTSETIIKDASTMVKSLKLSTSRPAEKDLKATFVVAKQLVDTYNKAYYSNAVLLPDSCYKVLVSEVKINQGSVKSNEAQFEFSKLGGLDRSTTYVLPVTVECNDIAVLQSAKNYYFVFRAGALINVVADMSKNYLQVDWKTPDLVTDMHQITMEALIYPREFGKLISTVMGIEGKFLMRIGDAGFPDNQIQIATSSGNFPDADSNKGLQTKRWQHVAMTYNADTREVKVYVNGLLQSKGTLRMGTVSIKGDSPDRMFLIGKSYDDARWFEGNMSEVRVWNVVRTQEEIAGHIYSVDPKTPGLVGYWKMDDPNSPNIVKDATGNGNDAKADKPLPWHNVSLPEK
- a CDS encoding glycoside hydrolase family 18; the protein is MKHIIKYIAYSTVCAAALLMSSCDTDVEPVEINQPGIERQNPELYKNYLAGIRAYKASNHKIMMSWFDNSQTVPFTQAQHINAIPDSVDYVVLTNPGTITEQMMQEIEEVRSQKGMKVVFQISCDAIKTVYEAQKKAFMEKPENARKKFRDFNGFLVDSVNTQLHFIDKYNYDGVIMDFNAKLTYYLTDEEKAEAIALENVFLGISKDWKERHKDKELIIMGRPQHVTEKSLFAQARYLIIPTQDEKSVSGVDYLVRKAMVEGVPTDKFIVLANNKSIDETDTKTGYWGKTLAMHSIAKYVASDHTGYTCAGMGLLNANVDYYNASFTYPNLRKVISTINPTVKE